AAAACAAACCAGCCCGGAGATGAATTTCGCCAAAGCCAACATCTATAACATTTTCAACGGGGTGGGTGGACCGGTATGGGGGGCGTTCCTGGCCTATTACGGGCCTCTTATGGCTCTCCTGGGATTTCTGGGGGCTTCGGCGTTCTATAACGGGGTGGTGAACGGCCTGTTCTGGCTTGGGTTTATTCTCACCCAGGTTCCCGCCGCCTACTATTCGGAGCGGCTGCCGTATAAGAAATGGGCGACCGGGGTGATTTTCCTTCTTTCGGGTGTCAGCATGCTCCTTTTCGGGATTCTCCTCATGGTCACCGGCGGAGAGCATGTGAAACTCCTCCTCGCGGCTTTCCTCTTCTGCTATGCGCTCACCACTATCATTTCCGGTTCAGCCACACCGCTTATTTTCACCCTTCTTTTTAAAATCATACCCCCGCAGAAACTGGGAAGCTGGCTCGGCATCTATTTCATGATCGCTTCGGTCGGAGGAATTCTCGGCGGGTTTATCACCAAGAGAATCCTCGAGTATGGCTATCCGGTCGCTTTTGAAATACTTTTTATCGCCTCCTTCGTTTTTGCTTTGGCCATGGCGGTCGCGGTGTGGTTCATCGATGAGCCCAAAGGAGAGCTCGCACCGAAAAAGGAGAATTTCGGCGCCTATCTGGGTTCACTGGTGAATATCCTGAAATGCGACCGTAATCTGGTGCGGTTTTTCATCGGAATGTGGTTCGTCGTCGGGCATTACATCGTTCTCACATTTTACGCCGATTACGCCATCAAGGTAGTCGGCGTCAGCCCGGCAGAAGCGGGAGCGTTTGTCAGCATGAACCTTATCGGCTGGACTCTGGCGAGCCTGGGGCCGGTATTTTTCATTCTCATTCCCCTGGGCTGGGTCATGGGTCTTTTCGGTTCGAAGCTGAAAATGCCTTCAAACATTTTCAGTGCGGGATGGATCGCCGACCGGTACGGCCCCAAATACACACTGATCGTATTCCAGATCGTGGCCATCATCGGGGTGTTGATCGCGCTGGCCGCCAAAAGCTTGCTCATGTTCTACTTTGTGTGGATTGTGGCCGGTTTCGCCCAGATATGCAACAATATCGGGTACTCCAATATGGGTCTTTTGAGCTGCCCCATCCAGGATAAATCTTCCTATATCGGCCTGGTGAATTGTGCGGTATTTCCTTTCGTGGTAATCGTGCCCATGGTATTCGGGGCGCTGATCGGGAAAGGAATTCTCACCTATACGGGAACTTTCAAGATTTCGATGGCGCTCATGGCTATTGCGGCGTTGTTTTTCCTGTTCTTTGTGGATAATCCGGAAGGGTTCAAGAAAATGAAAGCACAAAGTTAAAAGATTGTCTGAACCACTGATCCGCATGATTTAAATGATAAAAGATGATGAAAGAGAAAGAAAAAAGACAGGAACAAAGGCTTTGACATGATTAACAAGATTGACAAGATTTTGAATCCTGTAAATCATGTAAATCCTGTCAAAAAAAGATTCTGAATTTTAAAATTCAGAACCTTACTTGAGTAGCAGCATCTTGATGGTCTTCGCCTCTTTTTCCGTACGCACCAAGAAGAAGTAAATCCCTGCGGAGAACCGTGCTGCATTCCAGGCGACCGTGTGACGGCCGGCGGAGAGTCTCCCGTCGAGGATGCTGTCCACCCTTTGCCCGGCGAGGTTGTACACATTCATTGAGACCTGTCCCGCCTGGGGAAGGGTAAAGGTGATCGTGGTCTTCGGGTTGAAGGGATTCGGAGTGTTCTGGAAGACGGCGAATTCTTTTGGAGAAATTTCCTCGATAAGGGTTGGCACGGTGATGCTGAAAACGCCATCACTGGTATCGGTTCGTTGGGAACTAGTTGCATCTGTGATTCGCACTAAAGTGGAAGAAGATGAAACCACAGGAACAGTCCATGAGTAATAACACTTTGCGGCATCAACGCTTTCCGTAACAGTCTTCCAGCTTTTGCCGGAATCGCTTGAGAATTCAATCCTGACTGTTTTGCTTCCGAGGGAATTCCAGGTTATTGGCTGTACCGAGCCTGCAATCAGCCTTTCACCTCCGTTCGGTGAAGTGACCTTGATGAAAGGCCGGGAGACGGCAAAAACAGCGTAACTGGAGCCTTTTACAGCGCTGTTGGATGTATCGGTGATCCGCACCAGGCATTTGGTTGATTCGATTCCGGTGAGTGTCCAGGGATAGGAACCGAGAGAGGCGTCCACATTTCCGGCAATTGATTTCCAGGTTACACCGCCGTCCTGAGAATATTCAATGACAACGGTTTTTACTCCGGATGAAGTCCAAAGTATTTTTTGAGCGGTATCGGTTTCCCAAAGCTCACCTCCCCGGGGAGAGGTAATCCATACCGAGGGGCCGGTTTGTTGCCGGTAGGCGGATATTCCAACAAAGGTACCGAACCATTTGACATTATTGACATCAACTGCAATGGATACTACCCGGTTGTCCGCAAGCCCGTTAAGTGTAGTGTATGTTTTCCAGCTTTTCCCGTCGAAAGCCGACACTCCTCCGGTGAATGTTCCGATCCATACAACGCCATCCCGGTCAACCGCTATTGAGCGCACGTCATTGTTACAGAGCCCGTCGGCTGTGGTGTATGTTTTCCAGGATGTCCCGTCAAACCTTGCCGCGCCTCCATCAGCGCCCACCCACACAACGCCATTCTTTCCTGCAGAGATTGACCTGTATCTCTGAAAGGTAAGCCCGCTTTCAGCGCCCCAGGTTTTCCAATTCAGATCATCGAAACGTATTACACCACCGTTCCAGGTGGCAAACCATTTGACATTGTTATCATCTACCGAAATGCTTGAGGTGTAGCTTCCGGGATAGCGGACGAAGTCCTTCCCGTCATATCGGGTAATTCCCTTATTTGAACCGAACCACACAACTCCCTTTTTATCGACAGCTACCGTGTTTACAAGGGTATCTAAAAGTCCGTCATTTGATGTATACGTCTTCCATGTGGCGCCGTCATATCTTGATACTCCGGCTGAGGTTCCGATCCACGCTGTCCCATCATCGCTGACAGCAATGGCATAGGTGGATAATGAAGCCAGGCCGCTGTTCTCATTCCAATTTGTCCAATTTACTCCATCAAACAAGGATATACCAGAATTGGTCGAACACCAGACCCTGTTTTTGGAGTCAATAAAAACTCCTGAAATCCCATTATTGTATGGACCGCTTTTGTCTGTAAAACTGGTAAAGATACTGTCATCGAACCGGCTGAGTCCGTTGTATGAACAAATCCAGAGCACCCCGCGCCGATCTAATGATAAAGCACGCGGGCGCATATTCAGAAGACCATCCTGCACTGTATAATTTTTCCAAGATGTTCCATTGAATTCAATAAGGCCGAGATAATAAGCGTTCATCCCTTCCTGGGAAAGCCATATTTTTCCGTTTTGACCGACAGCAAAATCAGGGAAGTAAGAACTTCCCTTTGAATCGCTTCCATGCAGATATTCTTTAAAAACACCATTTACAAGTTTCATGAGATTATCAAAATTACTCGTATGCTGAATAACCCAAACCGAACCGTCAGGCCCGATTTTTACATTTTTTATGCCATTTAAATAATATTTCTTCCAGGATGATCCGTCGAAAGAAAGGAGGGCGTTATAGGAAGCTATCCATTTGACATTGTTCCCGTCAACCGCAATTGCGCTTACTGAACCGAATTCGACCATGTCCGTAAGAGAATACGTTTTCCAGGAGACGCCGTCAAAGGAGGAAATACC
This genomic interval from Candidatus Latescibacter sp. contains the following:
- a CDS encoding two-component regulator propeller domain-containing protein is translated as MRIFIIFSILGVVAVSEAFSQEGVWDIYTSSSMITCVAPLDDFVWCGTSGGVLRVNRSDWSSVKYTVKDGLINNSIQTVAVDQSGIVWVGTYFGVSSFDGKAWKRYTTADGLAQNNVQAIAIDTNNVKWFGTGDNGISSFDGVSWKTYSLTDMVEFGSVSAIAVDGNNVKWIASYNALLSFDGSSWKKYYLNGIKNVKIGPDGSVWVIQHTSNFDNLMKLVNGVFKEYLHGSDSKGSSYFPDFAVGQNGKIWLSQEGMNAYYLGLIEFNGTSWKNYTVQDGLLNMRPRALSLDRRGVLWICSYNGLSRFDDSIFTSFTDKSGPYNNGISGVFIDSKNRVWCSTNSGISLFDGVNWTNWNENSGLASLSTYAIAVSDDGTAWIGTSAGVSRYDGATWKTYTSNDGLLDTLVNTVAVDKKGVVWFGSNKGITRYDGKDFVRYPGSYTSSISVDDNNVKWFATWNGGVIRFDDLNWKTWGAESGLTFQRYRSISAGKNGVVWVGADGGAARFDGTSWKTYTTADGLCNNDVRSIAVDRDGVVWIGTFTGGVSAFDGKSWKTYTTLNGLADNRVVSIAVDVNNVKWFGTFVGISAYRQQTGPSVWITSPRGGELWETDTAQKILWTSSGVKTVVIEYSQDGGVTWKSIAGNVDASLGSYPWTLTGIESTKCLVRITDTSNSAVKGSSYAVFAVSRPFIKVTSPNGGERLIAGSVQPITWNSLGSKTVRIEFSSDSGKSWKTVTESVDAAKCYYSWTVPVVSSSSTLVRITDATSSQRTDTSDGVFSITVPTLIEEISPKEFAVFQNTPNPFNPKTTITFTLPQAGQVSMNVYNLAGQRVDSILDGRLSAGRHTVAWNAARFSAGIYFFLVRTEKEAKTIKMLLLK
- a CDS encoding MFS transporter: MTDQKQTSPEMNFAKANIYNIFNGVGGPVWGAFLAYYGPLMALLGFLGASAFYNGVVNGLFWLGFILTQVPAAYYSERLPYKKWATGVIFLLSGVSMLLFGILLMVTGGEHVKLLLAAFLFCYALTTIISGSATPLIFTLLFKIIPPQKLGSWLGIYFMIASVGGILGGFITKRILEYGYPVAFEILFIASFVFALAMAVAVWFIDEPKGELAPKKENFGAYLGSLVNILKCDRNLVRFFIGMWFVVGHYIVLTFYADYAIKVVGVSPAEAGAFVSMNLIGWTLASLGPVFFILIPLGWVMGLFGSKLKMPSNIFSAGWIADRYGPKYTLIVFQIVAIIGVLIALAAKSLLMFYFVWIVAGFAQICNNIGYSNMGLLSCPIQDKSSYIGLVNCAVFPFVVIVPMVFGALIGKGILTYTGTFKISMALMAIAALFFLFFVDNPEGFKKMKAQS